GCCATAGCGAGTCATTGCCCACCACAGCGGACATACGAACAATGGCTGACCGCTTGTGGCGAGGGgttcaccgctatagcggtgccgccGTAGCAGTACACACCCCGCCGTAGCGGTACAAATTGGGCAGTAAGCTCGAAGTTTTGCCCAGCATTTCACCttatcacccaacatttcatccgaggcctcacaaacatagacaaacatgcacatagacataaaaacaccatacgaatccactcgtggcctcggaatttccaatagagttctaatttcctatgTCACCCCTCTCCTCCCCCAATAGACTCAACAAAATCTAACAACAATCACACACAAGTCAaattttcagttcttagactcaCATAATCGAGTTTcttattagctcgttctacccttggaaaagttctatttgataggATGATTctacatttcccataacgaccggaagggtcgttactCCAAGTTTCCCACGCAAGTCCCAAAATGCTCCCAAGCaccttgggaaccgaaccaaatatcccaccaagtcacaaatggtcatccggacctctcagaatcaaCAACATTCCGAAAAAGGtctatttacccaaaagtcaacttaaGCCAAATATATCTTACTTTAAGGCTGAAATTTCCAAAAAGTGTCGCTAAAACTCGCCCGATGACcgcgggaaagggtcaacaggggtaaaagggtcaacAGTACTATAACGACCAATCAGGTaattacattagataccaattaaacaatcactCGTCCTCGAGTGACAAGGAATAGAAATGGAGGAAAAGTACAGGTCAgcaaacaactggggatatctgtCGCGCATATCAGATTCGGTATCCTAAGTAGTCTCCTCAACAGGATGGTGCTTCCATTGAACCTtaacagaagcaatctccttagacctcaactttctaACCTGCCTATCCAGAATCGCTATAGGCTCCTCCCTGCACGATAGATTCTCATTAAGCAACACATAATCCCAACGAACGATATAAGAACCATCAGAATagtacttcttcaacatagacaCGTGGAAAACCAGATGAACACCTGACAGGCCCGGTGGCAAAGGCAACTCATAAGAAACCTCTCCAACTCGACGGAGACCCTCAAATAGGCGAAAGTACCTCAGGCTCAACTTGCTCCTCTTCCCAAATTGCATAACACCTTTTTTGGGTGAAATCTTCAGAAGAACCTGCTCGCCCTCCATAAACTCTAAATCCTGAATCTTTCGGTCCACATACATCTTCTATCGACTCTAGGCTGTTAGAAGTTTTTCTTGAATTGAGCATATAGATAAAGGTTTTAGGCCTGCCCAAACAATTTACTTTCATAACTTAGGAAGATTCGGACTCTGTTGAGATGTCAACTGCTAAGGGAACGTCTTCCGGATCGATCGAAGAGGGAGGTGAAAAGGCTATGCCAAAAGCGAGAGAAGCCCCATccctctctttcattttttcgCCCCTATGTTGCCACACGGGCTTAACAGTCTTCCTTATTAGCAGCCCAGATCTCTTTTGTGCTCGGCTTGATGCTATCTCAGGAGTGACAATAAGGGTAGCCttctttttatcattttccAAAAAGTTGATAAACTTGGCGGCCTTCACTTAGAAACTCTACTCCCCCTATTAGAGGAAGGCATGCTCTCGAAACTAGATTCACTCGTTCTtgtaagcttcaccttatctaTGGACTCTCGAAACAAATCTGTGCCCCACGGGCGAACCTCAAAAGAAtaaaaccacccaataggagaatGACACCATATAgaatactagaatgataactgttattgtatgTAAACTACACTAAGGGTAAttattgttgtacgcaaactacgctaagggcaagaactggtcccaatgaccaccaaaatcaatgacgcatgctctcaacatatcctcgagcacctggatagtcctctcggactgaccatcAGTGTGTGGATGAAAAACTGTACTAAGGTCTAACTGAGTGCCCAACTCCGCCTGAAAAGCCCTCCAGAAGTGAGAAGTAAACTAGGGACCTTGATCCGAGATAATAGAAATAGGGACCCCATGCAATCGCACAATCTCACGAACATCAATCCTCGCTAAGTTTTTCGCAGTATAAGTGACCTGAACTGgaataaaatgaacaaaattaGTCAACCAGTCAAcgataatgttacaccccgtatcttcgaagaagcacttatcaatttgaaacataagtacgttgagttatggttaagcaaaaccactttggaatataaggagcaagcattattaagtatatttaataagtgaaggatgtatataaggtataccggaaggttttataaggaaataagtGGAAGAAATGTGGTAGTacaactttggagaaaggatagGTAATGTTTGTGtggaaattttggtccaaattgggggacgaatatctcttagcatatgaagtgttttaaggtaaaacaaaagcctaaaatgaatttcatcgagtctattttccaacacaacaaacagctcatcgataggacatcagagtagagaattatggacgttacaagttcagctgacagagaagaaacgcgtgctacagtactgctaagTACCGACTGCTACAGTaaattgctacagtgaccccgaatttgaccctatagaAAGGGtaaaaatcccttttttttcaccagatttgcccagaaatttccagaaaattgaagagagagagagagagaggggatcacaaagtgagcaattttcaagcgacggagtattaatcgaagctcggataaacgcatggatgtgattctagtatggttttgcggtggattcaatatggatattgaagatatctcTGTTTTAACatgaataaggtatgaatctcctattattaatgttaattttggtttatttatggcgataaagtcgttaaataattgtatagcgagttggttggttgtgGTAATTGGGAAACATcctgtgggatgttttatggtacatattggtgttggaaatgatgttattgtcgttgttgttgttgttgttgttggttgctgaattataatttcgggctaggcatataagcgGGGGagatctttcttgaaatttcgtgattctagaaagagttagtttgagggcttatgacaggcctatgaagatgagtctaacaatagtataaattttcttgaatatagatttacgagcctgggaggttAAGTTtgacaccccaacttttgatagggcatgatgggcacccgaccccttactcagagccgagcgaacccgctggtccTCGTATGTTCATAAtctcactggactcttaaatcatgaaatgggtgcataatgtaagcttttaaaaaaaacatgttttcgtgtttctcaaatcaaggaaaaatctgtatacatatgaaacttgtaacgtaatgcataatgacacatcggcttacagagccgcttacaagactgacatgttctatacgtgactctgtctgcaaagtctctaacatgaaccaagataccataacatagatactctgactcggcagcactccggaaggaaatggagctcgccaatccaatttggaacatcttctactcatctgtatacacacacgtggcatgaaacgcaagtccccgaagaaaggggtcggtacggaatatgtgcgagtatgtaaagcatgaaatacgtaaaCGGGATCATGCTGAAATagggagtatagaaaatcataaggcttgcctgcgaaacataaatcatgcgtatcaatatcatatcaaattcattatgggacttagaaacataagtaaataatcatcttgtacatattcatgcataacgtatcccggccctctagtgagggactcggtgaacaggatcatcatatgccatcctggccgccatccccgtatcatcatatcatcatcatatcatataacgtgccccggccctctagtgagggacgcggtgaatatcatcatataatgtgccccggccctctagtgagggacgcggtgaatattatcatatcatataacgtgccccgccatctctagtgagggacgcggtatatatatcatatatatatatatataacgtgcctcggccccctagtgagggacgcggtgaataatgcggtggagttgtgcacgagtACATGCCCTGGctcgggacgcagtgaaagaagtattaacagctagcacgagcagagtagtgagaaaccatatgcatataaatcatcatttcagactcgatagataagtaggtAATCACGCTCAAgcattaaaacgatagtcatattaaatccgttctaaaagccattaggactacgttaaagagaatcttagcgatcgtagacacgtatcaaaccaatccgagcccgcccatgaaagttacgggcgctATTCATTATAGAACCTTTTACGAACGAAAAAGCAATCCGAggccgtctatgaaagttacggatattattcgacatagaatcctttaggaacaaaactctttatgcaatatttactatccaatcatacaaaagacacaaggaccatagctcgactatattgagagtgcgaatatcaagaagtgaataagaatcgtagacatgctcggatcttatgaatagagttaccccaaggctcgtatcataccttacttacatctaagacatgccaaaagaaagaaaggataagctttacatacctgttccacctcttattggctacgcttattcgtccgagctcgtaagtctacatttaagaggattgacactaacgttagcctctttatcgcatacttactccaagtttcaaatcaaactattccatattttgccgaaaatcgggctgcatctcccccgtttatatgcctagcccaaattcccaattcaacaaccaccaaaaacaataataataccaacatcaacaacactattattcataccaacatattccataaacatcccacacgacgtttttcaacatacaacaacaatatgcactttcttccatcccaatcaaggagtataatctcatcaatacgccaacaatgttagataccatttttatatgcataaatcagcccatccacatggccacaacacattcaaaaacagcccataaacacaacaactacaatacaacactctatgaccttttctccataactagtttcatttttaaggcttgctagaccttcaaataaactcaacataaaagatgggataaataacataccttataattgaagaaactcagccacatcaactttctccaatgccaagcttaagtagaagcaagaacaattacctttcacggactagtttggcgtaatcttgttaaattcttgatttatcggactataatatttgggagatgttttgagaggcttctaggactctttggaatgttaatatgctaaaaaaatgggctgatggggtatttatagcccccctaggtcggttgacttattcatgtggggcccgcggaaccatttggcagcttggggtcttgctcttaaaatggccataactcttgatttcgacatcgtgtgagggcacacgacctatggttggaaagctctttaaattatctacaacttttattcttggtgtttttccaaattccaaacttataatgccttttttgcccctccaagtcagatcatctgaaaacatttccttaaatcgtccttttggatggcttatgtccatatttggcttatgggtccttcttaggacttgctcaactttccacgtactacttgtatcacttttaatatatcctttacaaaatcccgatatgtgggccccaccttaactcatggtttcgagggctatcatggagtgatcatgttaaccgatttactccatacactccccaaatgtcatatatacgTTCTCATGCTCAGAtgacataatcttcatccataatccttgtgtaactctgctctccccgaGCTCTACTAAGCGTCCAcggtcttgataacgcgaaattttccaaggtgtaacatccttcccccttagaaacattcgtcctcgaatgttaagctcttagggACCTAAAAACTTCGGGGGCTTTCCCTATAACTATAACACGTCTCTTGTCATAATTTCAAAATTCGGTCAAAGCATCATTTTGGAGAAACATTACCTTGTTTCATTTACCGAGGGTACTAAGGGCTCTTTGTTTGTATATCTTTTCGAAATAGATGCGGGTACCTAGACTTCAtttcttcctcagcttcccaagtcatttcttctctgttattattcctccacaaaactttgACTGAAGGTACATCCTTGGTCCTCAGCCTTCAGACTTGCCTATATAATTTCGGTCACCTTCATAGGACAATTTCTCCGTAACTTGTACGTCATCCTAGCACAATCCtggagggatctccaacacacttcgAGTAGCATCGATACGTGaaatacttccgtggagtgcgattCTAATTTGGAGGTAAATCGTCCATAATCGTGAAACATTCTCTTACGGTGTtttccatactttctccctATATAGACTTTCTTGCACACACACTTATTATCAATTCGTTTTTGCTTCTTACCCCGATACCTTCCCGATATGCGATATGTTTCGAATACGGAtccgagctaataaatttcccttACTATCGGAGCTTGAGAAcgtcataattcctttcaagtccaatatgttcttcccccttaTTAACTAGGTCCTTATAAACTCGATAGTTTCGGTATCCATCGTCTTAAATTATCTTATAATCCCCTTCACTCAACTTCTCAAGGTAGAGGTTCTGTCATCGTATGGTTTGACTTGTCtatctctttatcttttgtatcaaaatacttataagggttagatccaattTGCCGatcttttccatcttttcaCACCTTTCCGGTCTTTGATAACTAACAATCTTTACACGAATATGTTAATGGGGATATCAAAATTCACCACATCCTTTATGAAGTCTTAGCGTGATACTttcatccttatgttttactttgtcatctcttcgcctctcttatcttacattACCGGTATCGGGGCATCCAAGTTATCCAAGTTTTTCGAGTGTCCTACTACTTCCGTTAGTGCGGAATTATTACAATTGCCCTTAATACGGTAGCTCTTGGTAATTTATCAAAATCTCAAATCTCTTTAggatctttccttaatgcaccagAATATTATAGCCGTATTGTTATTcttgaatccaaacttttctcattaagtattcgtttggtctcatccctagcatataaatattcataggtaacataactgctcttgtacgacttgtataaagtatattcaatcttagtcacgatctttccttctccggttcattctacttcacatacccctccgtactaacattcgcttatagcctattttgtcatactcatttcccttcctttattcactcctttggttttctcacttcctactataggaggtcttctatctttctcccttgctacttataagtcgcagtatcattagcgaacaactctattgcccacatcttaacctctaatccagcatagcagtgttgtctttcacaatgtctccgtaagttactcgttatcattctcttgtcgtattctctcctttttttttaagcatccactttccaatgtcatatcatttaagatctccacaattaattctcagcactatctcaactaccatcccaacttctacccctttattctttggcttttagatcttactaacttgccTCGGCAAGTAATCTTAccgtagcccaagcatccgtatcaaatatattgtagtgtcgattgtcccatcttacacttgcatctctcacACCGcttcccccttaagggtgtacttatactattacccgattacactttgccctatgtccgtatttccaatttcaattaggcggcacttttattccgacattttgatctcctTGCCTTCCACCTACTCACTTCCtctcctttccaaatatcatggTATTAGTACTTTCCAAGTTTAACCTGTAGTGGAAACAGCATCAGCtggccttgtaacatttgtgccatttattttccttttcccccGAACTTCGTTTGCCTTctatataccgccacgttggttgccggaatacacatatccactgatgtagccatgtacgggatatcatgtgcatacctatatatatatatataattactactatcttacttacaaaatatttccaaacgctattcaacttaccctgcttctagtagccgtgatgcaccttctttctctttggtTCGGTCGCCTCgtctatgtgacctcttaaggtttccgcccactctgtattctctaatttcccttaggctactctagcttcccatttagttctcctgtgtctgactttataggactttgagtacacttcccagggggtcacccatcctaaaatttctctcactccagcacgcttaaccttggaactctgatgaaatacgatgctttaatactagtatgatagcgtccacctcaccgcatgaccttcatcgcgtaatctggagtaagttgaagtcttaacagatttcgaaacgttctcataacacatctctctccgaattagaaagggtctcttactcttctgactccacaattactattctagccctttttcaatcctcaatattcccttttcacctatggatatgactactttccgtcctagacttccagattcccaatggtggtgaacacacctttatcgccgttacttataaatacttggttatcggcctttggatctctgctctcattttaccttgtTCCTCATcatttctataaccgagtctctCATATTctcgtcacttatagtactcgtatccttggctacacatgtcatggtctattactacactgttatctcgctctcttcttatttccttcttccaattaccctttcttttcttacactcgctatcatttccgttagtatataacccttattccaaacttcccatacagaacttgataagccttccttattcgttctatagctcgcttttccgtttcacacttgcctttatattctagctacatagatcacatcatagctttggccaccttctcactcggCTTTACTTACTTTCAGaacaatccccattatatttacattatatcttattcgtaatcaatcctataatgtaacactcctTAACCCTTtgccctttctgatcaactctatccttaatatcttacaagctgtcttatcaatacattcatatccatcacaattcgtttcctctgtactcttatattaatcatactattactttttttaactataagctcgtcataatcaTACTTATCAATTcggtcggtaccttaaataacactccatcaagatttaccggcccttttctaaatcatctcttaggattacaagccctctccaaattctttttaccatatcgatatcgaccttctaattattattatcctcaattcagcaattaacttcttcCTCGATGccagccgtactcgtagcttagtcaaatcttatcattactattggcatgacctttcaagacatattacaaacctatatctcattctctctttatttccaggagaattttggcagagtttcctcgtaattattactatctcaaaacacacgcgagaaataccaacaatgcctcacggggccaacatatatatatatatatatatatatatatatatatatcatatcacggccacacggggctcccaatatcaacaacagtacgaaaatgatgaacatacctcgtatgcccaactcaagctgcacctgttacactttcttgtttactttctcttttaatcttcaacttgtatttcaatcgtacttcaatatattacccgacatatatctttcatacctttgcttacctgcgtgctatGTAACTTtaaatatcgctagtcactttcctctgtcgatgccattcttttgctgaaatcaaaggttagtataaggagtttcatttcctatgacttggctctatcgcacgatattagatttgaaagaagagtaaccaccctagatgccccgtagcctcctgtttataaatgtggcgcgcttcacaccataaacaggactctactggacacgactttgcagacaacccctaggacgaaccgctctgataccaatttgtcacaccctaacttttgATAGgacatgatgggcacccgaccccttactcagagccgagcgaacccgctggtccTCGTATGCTCATAATCTCACTGGACTCCTAAATCATGAAATGggtgcataatgtaagcttttcaaaaaaaacatgtttttcgtctttctcaaatcaaggaaaaatctgtatacatatgaaacttgtaacgtaatgcataatgacacattggcttatagagccgcttacaaaggACATGTCATATACGTGACTTTgatacgcaaagtctctaacatgaaccaagataccataacatagatactctgactcggcagcactccggaaggaaatggagctcgccaatccagctggaacatcttctactcatctccgtatacacctgcgtggcataaaacgcggcccgaagaagaaaggggtcggacggaatatgtcttggcatgtaaagcatgaaatacgataaacgggATCATCGAAATagggagtatagaaaatcataaggcttgcctttgaaacataaatcatgcgtatcaatatcatatcttAACCCATTATGGGACGAggaacataagtaaataatcatcatgtacatatgcatatataacgtgtcccggccctctagtgagggactcgatcaTCATATAAACCgccatcgtatcatcatatcatcatatcatatatataacgtgcccggccctctagtgagggacgcggtgaatatcatcatatcatataacgtgccccatccctagtgagggacgcggtgaatatcatcatatcatataacgtgccccgccctctagtgaggggacgcggtgaatatcatcatatacatataacgtgccccggccctctagtgagggacgcggtgaataatgcggtggagttgtgcacgagtacatgccccggccgggacgcggtgaaagaagtaataacgcctagcacgagcagagtagtgagaaaccatatgcatataaatcatcatttcagactcgatagataagtaggtaatcacgctcgagcattaaaacgatagtcatattaaatccgttctaaaagccattaggactacgttaaagagaatcttagggatcgtagacacgtatcaaaccaatccgagcccgcccatgaaagttacgggcattattcattatagaacctTTTACGAACgactcaaagcaatccgagaacgtctatgaaagttacggacattattcgacatagaatcctttaggaacaaaaatgcaacatttactatccaatcatacaaaagacacaaggaccatagctcgactatattgagagttcgaatatcaagaaatgaataagaatcgtagacatgctcggatcttaggaatagagttaccccaaggctcgtatcatatcttacttacatctaagacatgccaaaagaaagaaaggataagctttacatacacgttccacctcttattggctacacttattcgtccgagttcgtaagtctacatttaagaggattgacactaacgttagcctctttatcgcatacttactccaagtttcaaatcaaactattccatattctgccgaaaatcgagcagcatctcccctgtttatatgcctagcccaaattctcaattcaacaaccaacatcaacaacactattattcataccaacatattccataaacatctcacacgacgtttttcaacatacaacaacaatatgcactttcttccatcccaatcaaggagtataatctcatcaatacgccaaaaatgttagataccatttttatatgcgtaaatcagtccatccacacggccacaacacgttcaaaatagcccataaacacaacaactacaatacaacactctatgaccttttctccataactagtttcatttttaaggcttgctagaccttcaaataaactcaacataaaagatgggataaataacataccttataattgaagaaactcagccacatcaactttctccaacgccaagcttaagtagaagcaagaacaattacctttcacggactagtttggcgtaatcttattaaattcttgatttatcggactataatatttgggagatgttttgagaggcttctaggactctttggaatgttaatatgctgaaaaaaatgggctgatggggtatttatagccccctaggtcggttccaccgactaaTTCATGTGGGgccgcggaaccatttggcgGCTTGgagtcttgctcttaaaatggccataactcttgattccgacatcgtgtgagggcccacgacctatggttggaaatatatttcaattatctacaacttttattcttggtatttttccaaattacaaacttataatgccgtttttgcccctccaagtcagatcatccgaaaacgtttccttaaatcgtctttttggagggcttatgtccatatttggcttatgggtccttcttaggacttgctcaactttccatgtactacttgtatcacttttaatatatcctttataaaatcccgacatgtgggccccaccttaactcatggtttcgagggctatcatcgagtgatcatgttaaccgatttactccatacactccccaaatgtcatatatacgTTCTCATGCTCAGATGACATAACCTttatccataatccttgtgtaactctgctctcccctgagctcctactaagccgtccacagtcttgataacgcgaaatttttcaaggtgtaacaccaagcgttgaatagttaaagttaaggcaaccaaaaaggtatgttaaggctcgtccgtttctttcaaaggcatgattccgatgttatgacttcataaatgtttccatatcttcgttgttttcaaaagttagaagtttataactccaaggcataattcctttcctaataattcataaatgttttccaaaatgttcgtattttTTAAATCTGAGATTTATGGCTCcgtgagctcttatgataacaacgatgaatCTGTTTTCATAatcataatgatgatgtcaaagatgggaatattttcctacgatgattatgatgatgatgattccgtgtttaaaggtttaaagtttacgatttcaatgacgatatgagaatgttgagctatttcttgatttcaaaattttattcatggacgatgactatttttaaagatttcaaagtatatgaattgacgccttgcgagatttatgatcctattctatgttttctcttgatgttattcttcattgatagtctcaccttataataattgttcctttaagAGAGacaaagcgatgatgattattccataatataatcggaggttactgaccttagtcactccgatagatgcataactttatttgggctctcatgcatgctgcttatatgatatatgaatataatatatgtatatgtatatggggaatatggggaaaaagagagtggcgctatagacgcatggctacctgatcagttggtgcaacttatcatcccggacgcgagaTGCCCGG
The Lycium ferocissimum isolate CSIRO_LF1 unplaced genomic scaffold, AGI_CSIRO_Lferr_CH_V1 ctg9203, whole genome shotgun sequence DNA segment above includes these coding regions:
- the LOC132046044 gene encoding uncharacterized protein LOC132046044 yields the protein MYVDRKIQDLEFMEGEQVLLKISPKKGVMQFGKRSKLSLRYFRLFEGLRRVGEVSYELPLPPGLSGVHLVFHVSMLKKYYSDGSYIVRWDYVLLNENLSCREEPIAILDRQVRKLRSKEIASVKVQWKHHPVEETT